One genomic region from Bacillus sp. SLBN-46 encodes:
- a CDS encoding TIGR00266 family protein, producing the protein MNNHEIDFKIYGDDMQFVEVELDPQETVVAEAGSFMMMEDDIHMETIFGDGSSNNGSGLMGKLFSAGKRVLTGESLFMTTFTNTGMGKKRVSFASPYPGKIIPMDLSQFGGKIICQKDAFLAAAKGVQVGIEFQRKLGVGFFGGEGFIMQKLEGDGMAFVHAGGTIIKKDLIPGQSLRVDTGCLVALTSDVNYEIEFVKGVKTALFGGEGLFFATLRGPGSVWIQSLPFSRLASRVFAAAPSRGGSKDEGSIARGIFDMFNGD; encoded by the coding sequence GTGAATAACCATGAAATTGATTTTAAGATTTATGGAGATGATATGCAGTTTGTCGAGGTAGAGCTTGATCCTCAGGAAACAGTTGTTGCCGAAGCTGGAAGCTTTATGATGATGGAAGATGATATACATATGGAAACGATTTTTGGAGACGGATCCAGCAATAATGGTAGCGGTCTGATGGGTAAACTTTTCAGTGCAGGTAAGCGCGTCCTAACAGGAGAAAGCTTGTTCATGACCACCTTTACCAATACCGGCATGGGCAAGAAGCGTGTATCGTTTGCTTCCCCTTACCCAGGAAAAATCATTCCTATGGATTTAAGTCAGTTTGGCGGGAAAATCATCTGTCAAAAGGATGCCTTCTTAGCTGCTGCAAAAGGTGTTCAAGTTGGTATCGAATTCCAACGTAAATTGGGTGTCGGCTTTTTTGGCGGCGAAGGCTTTATTATGCAAAAACTCGAAGGCGACGGCATGGCATTTGTTCACGCGGGTGGAACAATTATTAAAAAGGACCTAATTCCAGGCCAATCATTAAGAGTAGATACAGGCTGTTTAGTGGCTTTAACGAGCGATGTTAATTACGAAATTGAATTTGTAAAAGGTGTGAAAACGGCCCTGTTCGGCGGTGAAGGCTTATTCTTCGCCACATTACGCGGTCCTGGATCTGTTTGGATCCAATCGCTACCATTTAGCAGGCTAGCAAGCCGCGTATTTGCCGCAGCTCCTTCTCGCGGTGGTTCGAAGGATGAAGGTAGTATCGCAAGAGGAATTTTTGATATGTTTAATGGTGACTAA
- a CDS encoding DUF4173 domain-containing protein gives MEIKIGKTDWLFLLLCLLLGIVAEEAFFRGEIGISYIVFIMSFYFVFFWKYRSFPFSHQRLGYLIVCCIWLLSASYLLNDNQLFKTLNIVVIPGLVISHLVLISSPKNFKWNQPAFITLIFSRLLDMVKYNLKFSSVLGEGLKHGVGGDKWLVWKKILIGVVISIPVLMVVLRLLMSADTQFERIIGGIPDWFNVFDAEGVFRLIVILIYTFGFFGFMQVLLIKQIRVLKQQDNTVKFQMDGIISITVLVLINIVYILFTLVQFKYFFSGTLQENYTYAEYARKGFFELLFVTLINLSITIIVITFVQRTNSFIKRFTQVLLTILVLSSSVMLSSAFLRLGMYEEAYGFTFTRVLVHSFMIFLVIIFAYSLVKIWVEKLSLFHFYFISSMIYYTVIAVIDLDKIVIKENMNRFETSGKIDINYLNQLSYTGVAGLITLYEENPDIPGLRNILLDRKREALTTNLPWQSYNLKREQAFSKLKKLDLE, from the coding sequence ATGGAAATCAAGATTGGAAAAACAGATTGGTTGTTTTTATTGTTATGTTTATTGCTCGGGATCGTAGCCGAAGAAGCTTTTTTCCGTGGTGAAATAGGTATCTCCTATATTGTATTCATTATGTCTTTCTACTTCGTCTTCTTTTGGAAATATCGCAGCTTTCCTTTTTCACATCAGCGATTAGGATACTTGATTGTTTGTTGTATTTGGCTTCTATCAGCCAGTTATTTACTCAATGATAACCAGCTTTTCAAGACGTTGAATATCGTTGTTATACCAGGATTGGTTATTTCTCATTTAGTATTAATATCAAGCCCTAAAAATTTCAAATGGAACCAGCCTGCATTTATCACTCTAATATTTTCAAGGCTCCTTGATATGGTTAAATATAACTTAAAATTCAGTTCAGTTTTAGGAGAAGGACTAAAACATGGTGTGGGTGGCGACAAGTGGTTAGTATGGAAAAAAATATTAATCGGGGTTGTCATCTCAATACCTGTCTTAATGGTTGTATTAAGATTACTCATGTCTGCTGATACGCAGTTTGAACGAATCATTGGTGGGATTCCGGATTGGTTCAATGTGTTTGACGCAGAAGGGGTGTTTCGTTTAATCGTCATCCTTATCTACACATTTGGTTTCTTTGGCTTTATGCAAGTGCTGCTAATCAAGCAGATAAGGGTGCTTAAACAACAAGACAATACGGTGAAGTTTCAAATGGACGGAATTATTTCAATTACAGTACTTGTCCTCATAAATATTGTTTATATTTTATTTACGCTGGTTCAGTTTAAATACTTCTTCAGTGGCACTCTACAAGAGAACTACACTTACGCGGAGTATGCAAGAAAAGGCTTTTTTGAACTTTTATTTGTCACATTAATCAATTTATCAATTACTATTATTGTCATCACGTTTGTTCAGCGGACGAATTCTTTTATTAAGCGATTTACGCAAGTATTGCTTACCATCCTTGTTCTTTCAAGCTCAGTGATGCTAAGTTCAGCATTTCTACGGTTAGGCATGTATGAGGAAGCGTATGGCTTTACTTTTACCAGAGTGCTTGTCCATTCGTTTATGATTTTTCTGGTCATTATTTTTGCCTATTCCTTGGTGAAAATATGGGTGGAAAAACTTTCATTATTTCACTTTTATTTTATTTCATCCATGATTTATTACACAGTAATAGCGGTAATTGACCTAGATAAAATCGTAATAAAAGAAAACATGAACCGCTTTGAAACAAGTGGAAAAATTGATATTAATTATCTCAATCAGTTATCATACACGGGGGTGGCAGGATTAATCACCCTTTATGAGGAAAATCCTGATATACCTGGCTTACGAAACATCTTGCTGGATAGAAAGAGGGAAGCACTCACCACTAACCTACCGTGGCAATCCTATAATTTAAAAAGAGAGCAAGCTTTTAGTAAACTGAAAAAATTAGATTTGGAATAG
- a CDS encoding HAAS signaling domain-containing protein: MERPKNRFLSELADGLGNHTDKKSILLEYETHIDEILLESSHMNEEELTNHIVTRLGSPEEIAELWKDELSVTPSNMKWLFILLNILFFGGGSVLTLAHNLFEWEWLTKIWDHLTSIPIIIAFLYMFFWALLGYEIGKGFGQRGRTLLRKTFLLSLIPNLVLMILTVFHIIPHAWFAPLLTKTFIIACIIFTIVLYPISWLGYRWGRKASI, from the coding sequence ATGGAACGGCCGAAGAATAGGTTTCTTTCAGAACTTGCTGACGGATTAGGAAACCATACAGATAAGAAAAGTATTCTATTGGAATATGAGACACATATTGATGAAATTCTCCTTGAATCATCCCATATGAATGAAGAAGAGCTAACAAATCATATTGTAACTAGGCTAGGAAGTCCTGAGGAAATAGCTGAATTATGGAAGGATGAACTATCCGTTACTCCAAGTAATATGAAATGGCTGTTTATTCTACTTAATATCCTCTTTTTTGGGGGAGGCAGCGTATTAACGTTAGCTCACAATCTTTTCGAATGGGAATGGTTAACGAAAATTTGGGATCATTTAACCTCTATTCCTATCATTATTGCCTTCCTGTACATGTTCTTTTGGGCTTTACTCGGATATGAAATCGGGAAGGGTTTTGGTCAAAGAGGTCGAACGCTTCTGAGAAAAACGTTCTTATTATCACTCATTCCTAATTTAGTGTTGATGATTTTAACTGTTTTTCACATTATTCCACATGCCTGGTTCGCCCCTTTATTAACAAAAACATTTATTATTGCTTGTATCATTTTTACGATTGTTCTTTACCCGATTAGCTGGTTAGGATATCGGTGGGGGAGAAAAGCTTCGATATGA
- a CDS encoding PadR family transcriptional regulator, whose product MFNRELVKGSTSLILLQLLNERDMYGYELVKELEQRSDNGLSVKEGTLYPALHKLEKQEYIECYWVEQEKGPARKYYRITKAGKELLGEKTREWQDFVQVMNKVIGRSKHGTAEE is encoded by the coding sequence ATGTTTAACCGTGAATTGGTAAAAGGAAGCACATCGCTTATCTTGCTTCAATTATTAAACGAACGTGATATGTACGGCTATGAATTAGTAAAAGAGCTTGAACAGCGTAGTGATAATGGCCTGAGTGTAAAGGAAGGTACCTTGTATCCAGCACTTCATAAGCTTGAGAAGCAAGAGTACATTGAATGTTATTGGGTTGAGCAGGAAAAGGGTCCTGCACGGAAGTACTATCGTATTACTAAAGCAGGAAAAGAATTATTAGGCGAAAAAACCCGTGAATGGCAGGATTTTGTTCAAGTTATGAACAAGGTAATAGGGAGATCAAAGCATGGAACGGCCGAAGAATAG